DNA from Triticum aestivum cultivar Chinese Spring chromosome 7D, IWGSC CS RefSeq v2.1, whole genome shotgun sequence:
CAAGCTCACAAGGAGCTGGCGTCCCTCATTATTGTTATTTATCTAGACTATTTGTTGTTTTTGCAGGACTGCTGTGTTGTTGTCCCAACGTGAACTTTTTTTTATCTcctcctcttttattttttttgtggaCCTCCATTTTCTATTCTGGTTTATCGTGGTTAGGGCACATCTCCAACGGTGACTCGTAAATTTTCTCTTATATCCGTCCGCGGACATGGAGGGACCAGTCCGCGAACACGGATGCGAGAGACGGCCATCCAACGCTGCCCGCAAACATTTCAAGCGGGTTTTTAATTTACTGGAGGAAATTCATGCAAACCGACTGATATTCATCAAAGTTCAGAAAAAATAGCACAAAACATTCATAGAGAGCATGCAAATAAGTCTAGTACAAAAATGTCTCAAATTCGACGTCCAACAAGTTTTTCAACGGATCATGTCGTCCCACACATACCGCCCCTTCGGTTTCATCCAACAGTGTGTGTACGTAAATGGCCGTCACTCTGTCCCGTGATACATGACGACAGCACGTACGGGCTACACAATATGTAgagcaacattgagtgaatgaatgatTCAATCTATTATTTGtcgaagaagaagcaaaacttatgATCTCCTCCTCTGTTGCatgcaatggccaccttgcctccaGCTGAGCAACTACGTGACAAAATTTGGTGATGATGGTCTGGATGGCGTACCATCGATAAGAGAATGACCTCACATTGCGATCATGGATGATGTGCATGTCGTCGAGTGCAATGTATTTTCGTGCGTGAAACGATTCATGTACTTGCTGCCAGAAGGTCCCTCCTCGGCTCCTGCCTACGTAATCCGCAGATACGAcaaccacgcatcgcacaacaactcatcctccatggtcgagtaCCCTGCCATCCTTCTTACTCTGAAAAAATGACATGGCGTCCGAGAATAAGCTCAATGACATTTGACCGAACACTTGCCGGGCATGGTGGCCGCCATGGAGGTCGTCGATAGGGTGGCGGAGTGTACCTGGGTACAAACGGCTCCAGGATGGACATCACCATTGTAAAAGGCGAGCAGGCGCATTGGTGTTGGTCGTGAACGTCCGACAATGCCTGTGTGGCGGCTGGAGAGGTACAGCGGCGACCGTGGAGGTGGAGGGTGCGGATGCAAAGCAAGGGAGAGATGTGATGGAGTGGAAGAAAATGGGACCGAGAGGGCTGATTTGGTGGGCATGGGTGTCAGAGTCCAAGGTGGCTGCCGTCTGGACTCccgcaacccccctccccccctcccccccgcacaCACACATTTTATCTCCGCTTTGCGGGAGAAAACACGTCCGGACCGCCGAGCAGACCGATACAGGACCGTGTTGGATGGCCGCGATCCTGACCGCACAGTCCAGACGGATGCGGACAGTTTGAGGGTCGGCATTCGAGATGCCCTTATGGCTTATTTATAAAACGAGGTGTGAAGTCTTTTTTGATAGTTTGACGCTCTTTTAGTTTATACACAAGTTAGCAACTGAACGCCGGATACATTTGCCGAGGGGCCTCTTGTATCGATGCTCATTGCACCAGAGTCAGAGGAGATTTGTATGAGATCTCACATTAGATGAGATCAATGAGATCAATTTAAAAAAAATGCATACTCAAACATTTCCAAAAAATTTAGACATACATTAATATTTGTACAATCTTACAAAGTTCCAGTTCCTAATTCGACTTAAATGAATGACAAAAAAAATCTGATGTGAATAGTGTCAAAGTACTATTCATCCAAAGCTACCCCTATTCACATTCCAAATCTTCTTTCTTCAATCTCTAAATGTACATCAGTTTTGAGCTGATTTTTTTCGAAGTTGTAGACATATCCTATATGAATGTTTACAAatagtttcagatttttttttgaaatgtctAAATAAGAATTCTTAGAGTTGATCTCGCAATCTCACTTAAATGTAAGATCTCATACAAGTCTCCCCGGCAGTGGAAAAAGACCTGCTCCGTCAATTTCTAATCTCTATGCTTtctgcccgccgcccgccgccgaatTAACAACTAAACGCTGCCGCGCCGAGGGCCACCACTAGGACCCTTAGCCAACACGTTGAGGCCTCCTTTAGTTTGAAGGAATTTCATcggaattctagaggataggatttttataggattttttcctttagagccctttgattcataggaatggatttctattcctacataggatttgttcctatcctccacattttataggaaaataaaaatgagcctagactcaatggaaaaatttctTTGGTGTCAATCAAATGACATCTCGTTTCCTATTCCttctcataggatttgagatacatgtcatcttatTTCCTGTAAAATttctattcctatgataatcctatcctatgaacaaaAGAGGCCTGAAACTATCTTGCTGTCGACCAGCACGTGTTCTTCGTGCCAAGAAATTTCCTTCCTCCAAAGGCCAGAAAGAAACACCCCACGTCCCCACGTTTGACAGCAACACCCAAGAGGACACGCGCGATTCTTATAAATCAAACCCATCTAACCATCTCCAGTCCATCAATTTGCTTCCTCCAACCAACACAACACCCGATCAACTAGCAGAGGCAGAGCCGACAGGGTGTTCGAGTCTTCGAGAGCGTACAGAAGGGTCGATCGATCGAGCGCCAAGAATGGCGGCGTCAGGGAGCGCTCAGAGCCGACGGTTCACCACAGCGTGCGGCGTCCTCAGCCGCTGCATcaaggcggcggaggcgcggccggtggccacggtggtccTCCCCCTCATGCCCGGAGCCGAAGTGCCCGCGCAAGACGACCACGCGGCGGGTCCTGCGCCGGCGAGCGCGCAGATGACCATCTTCTACGGCGGGCAGGTGCTGGTGCTGGACGAGGTCCCGGACGATAGGGCGGCCGAGCTGCTCCGTGTCGCTGCCGCAGCAGGCGCCGCGCGAGGGGACGGCGACCTGCCCATGGCGAGGAAGGCGTCACTGCAGCGGTTCATGGAGAAGCGCAAGGGAAGGGTCGCCGCACGCGCCGTCCCCTACAGCCGGCCCGACGGCGACACGGCCTCCTGTGACCGTGTCACGCTTACGCTCTGATTCGTGTTCATGCGTAGTAGAGTAGCCTGAGTAAAGCAAATGTGTGGCTGCTGTTGGAGTCCAAATTGTTGATCTGAATTATTATGATCAGTAATTATTGCTGTTGTTGTACTGATGAACTGATCATGGCGAATTGGCGAGATGTCAAACTAAAATTATACATCATGCGCACGCTTGCCTTTGCTTCCCACTGCCCCGTTGGCGGTAGCTGGACACGCTTTGCTGGTAGACACCTGCAACTGCCAATTAGCAAGCGTGCGTTATTCATTTCTGCCGACCCCCCATCGAGCCCGTATGTTGGCAGCTGGACACGCTTTGCTGGTAGACACCGGCAATTGACAATTTACTCCCTAAACGAATATAAGACCTTTTAAAATATTAAAATAATACTTCCTTCGTTGTAAAATAAGTGTCTTTAATTTAGcgaagacacttattttgagacggagaaaGTAATCTAACAGGTCTATATTTGTTTAGGGAATGGGTAGTAATTAGCAAGCATGCGTAATTCATTTGCTGGTAGACACCTGCAATTGGCAATTAACAAGCGTGTGTATTACACTGCCATCTTGGCATGCAAATACAAAACATTTTTATTTCAAATACAAAACATTTGGCTGAGTGATCCAGTTAGACTACATTGCGATATAAACTTTACTACAGGGTGATACACGCTTTGCCACGTTGTTTCTGGAAAAAAAATAGTTGTTACGGTTAGAGGTGAGCACTTCTACACCGAAAATCAAAGAACCAAACTGAATGCGCTAAAAACGAAGACAAGAGAATTTGCCAAAAATGCGGGTTAGAATTTGTGAGTTGACCGATATTCTAGGTTTATTGGTTTATGGCATTCGTTTAGGTGTTTCCGTAGCTAGTTGTTTTGTGTTCACATGTATCGTCGGTTTTCATCCTACATAAACCTAATTGACCATCACACCGTACACATTAAAGTGGACTTCCCTTTTCCCTAACTTTCCTACTTTGTTGCCTCTGCCTCTCAAAATTGCTCTCCTTGCACTGATTGTCGGGTTAATTTGGTTCATGTCCTGGAGACCATGCGTGGTGAAATGAGCTGCCTGGATCGAGCCTCAGAAGAATGAAAATATTGCCTGGCCAGGCAAGCTTGATATATGTCTGTTTGATTGTTGTCCTTGGCCTGCCGTTGTGTGTCAGATGAAGACCtcgccaaacgggccggcccggcctGTGCTAATCAtgcctggcccggcacggcccgccGTGGCATGTTTAATAGCCGGGCTATGCCGTGCCGGCCCACGGGcgctgctccttggcccaggcacgGCCTGATTAGTAAACGGGCCGGTCCGATGGCCCGTTTAGCATACTGGGCTGCACATTTTCAACCCGTTGGGCTGGTTTTTAGGCATATTGggctatattatatatatatatatataaacgggtcatgtcgtgccggcccgcgtgccccgGCTCTAGGCCCAGGCACTGCCCAaggcgtgccgcgtgccgggcaCGGCCCATTTAgcccgtgccgtgcctggcccaTGGCAGGCCATGCCGGGTGCTCGCGGGCTGGCCTGTTTGACCCGGcccggcccatttggccagctatagTCAGATGTTGCTATTGCGCGTCGGGATGCTGTAAAGCGTTTAATTGCAGCCATGCTGCTTCTGTAGCACCTCCAGGTGCAGGGTATGGGTCACCTGGACCAGGCTAAGTACCCTGCCTGGGTTAATaatctgttttcttttttttcgaaTTGGGGCAGGCTAATCGTACTACTTGGACAATCAGGTTGGGCGGGCAGTCTTTTGGCGAGGACACCAAACAAACATGTTCCAGGCAGACGACAGAGAACATCCAGGACAGGCGTGCAAGGGCGTGGATGCCAACTAAACTGACTCTTCGTCCCCACAAGGACCTCAATCTCTCAACCTGGCCGCCTTTCAACTTTGAGGTTATATCAATTGCCAAGGCCTAGCAACAACGTCTCTACGACAAGTTCTCATATTGGTTTGGATTTCTGATGTCTAAGCTTTCCGTTCTAGCTCCTCCCTCAGTGCTAGCACGACGTGGGTCTTCCACAGCAAATACACCGCTCGAGGAGCCCGACAACAAGACTGAGAAGGCAGCgacccgacagctcggcccgaaatCAACAAGTTGGCGCCACCCCCTCACAAACACACGAAGCAAAAAACAAGTTTGCCTCACCCCGACAATGAAATAACCCCGACGTGTTGAAGGTCCTATTTAGCATACAATGCATCGAAGGAGGACCAAATGGGCATGGCCAAGATGGCGGTTGACAAGCTGGCCAGGAAGTACAATGAGCCTTATTATTGTTACTTATCCTCCTTGAGACTATTTGTTATTTTTGTGGGATTGTTGTGTTGTCGCCCCAGGGTGAActtttctttgtttccttttttgttGTTATTTGTGGACCTCTGTTTTCTATTGTGGTTGTATCGTGGTTATGGCTTTACCTATATAAGGGCATTTCTAAAAACCCGGTTTTACTCCTCTAATCCGCACCTAGCCGATCCCCACTCGGCCATACGGGAGTAAAAATTATCCACCCGCTGCGGTTCTCCCTATATTTACTCCACCGCTCGGTGGCCGAGTAAAAAAATCTcacttcctctcctcttcctctccgcctcctctgcctcttctcctccccatctccgccgccggcgactccccaCGTCGCtccccgccgccccctctcctcccACTGGCCGTACGCGGTGGCCTGATGTCCCCGCCGCCGATCCACAGCGCGAATCCGAGCCGCCACGCCCGCGGTTCATCGTCAAGTGGCGCATCCTTGAGCCGCCACGGCAAGGCCGATGCGCCGGCCCCCACATGGTTCACCGACTTCCCGGACCTCCCTCCGCCGCGGGAACCACATAGGACATACCTTGGCGTCCAGCAGCGCGCGTGGGGGGCATGGGTAGCGGAGATCACCGACCAGGAGACCCACACAAGGAAGTGGATCGGGTCGTTCCACATGGCAGAGCTCGCGGCGCTCGAATACGATCGGTGGCAAGTCCGGTTCCACGGCTCCGCTGCGAGGCTCAACTTCCCATTCGGGACGGGGCTTGTCCACCTCGTCCCGCCGGCACCGGGTGTGGTGAGG
Protein-coding regions in this window:
- the LOC123168940 gene encoding protein TIFY 11e-like, with amino-acid sequence MAASGSAQSRRFTTACGVLSRCIKAAEARPVATVVLPLMPGAEVPAQDDHAAGPAPASAQMTIFYGGQVLVLDEVPDDRAAELLRVAAAAGAARGDGDLPMARKASLQRFMEKRKGRVAARAVPYSRPDGDTASCDRVTLTL